The DNA sequence CGCGTAAATCACGAATAAATTCGCCAAATAGAGTGAAAATGTTCATTGATTTTTCTCGCTATTCCAAAGTAATTTCTACTAATGGTGCAATTCCGAAAAGTTGGTAATTGAATAGGTAATAAATCTAAATCAAAACTTCCGAAGCAGTTAACTATTTATTTTTTCTTTTGTTAACATCACAGTAAATTGTGGTGATGGTTCAATATGTACTTCAACTTTTGGGAATTGCTCCCATTAATCTGACTAATTAATGAAAAAAAGCACTGAGAAAAAATTATTTGATTTCCTTTACTTCTTTTTCCAGAACTTCCTGCCCCTCTTTCAGACCGGAAACGACTTCGATGTAAATAGCATCGCTCAAACCAGTTTTAATATTGACTTCCTTTTTGCCTTCGCCAGCAGGAAGATTGACAAACGCCGAATCATGGCGAAAAGTGACCACTCGTTCGGGAATGGTCAAAACGCTGTCTTTTTTCTGGATGATGATATTCGCATTTGCGCTGTAACCGGCTCGGAGTACCTGTCCGGTCTGGAACTGGATTCCAATTTCCACGGGAAAAACTGTGGTATTTTCCTGTTTCTGCGCTTTGAGGGAAATTTTTTTCAGGATGCCTTTGAACGGTTTTCCTGGAAGCGCCCCGACCTGAATTTCTGCTTCCATACCTTCTTTCAATTTTCCTACATCAATTTCGTCAACTGTGCCCTTGAAAAGAAGTTTGCTCATGTCAGCAAGCGTGAAAAGAACTGTACCCGCCTGATAAGAAGTCAGCGGAACAATCGGATCGCCGACATCTGTCATGCGTTCCAGAATGTAGCCGCTGGCCGGAGATCTTACGATCGTCTCGATGTTGGTCCCGGCGATGGTGATTTTTCCTTTCTCCAGCAGCGCCAATTTTTCTTTTGCCATTTTCAGCCGAAGCTTTGCTTGTTCGTACGATTCTTGCGCGGCTTCAAATTCTTTCTCCGAGGTGAATCCCTTTTCTTTCAGTTGAACAATTCTCGCGTAATCTTTTTTGGAATTTTCCAAAGCAATTGATTCCATCTCCACATTACGCGTGGCTTCGGCAAGCTCCAGCGGCGTGGGATCAGGCCTGATTTCAATCAGCGGGTCTCTCATACGGACAAGATCGCCGGCATCGACAAATAATTTTTTCACCACACCGGAAATTTTCGATTTCACCTGAATTTCATTTTTCGGATCAATCGTGCCGACGGCCAGCGCTTTGTCAACAATTGTGCGGCGTTCCACTTTCACTGTTGCCTGCCCGTGGTTTTTTCCGTTACCCGAACCGGAAAGAAAAATTATTGCCAACAAGACAATAACGATGGCTGCGAAAACAATTAGCCAGATGCGTCCCTTTTTCAGTTTCATGACACCTCCGAAGTCAAAAAAAATCTGAATGCTCATTTTGGGAGTGTTTACGAGGCAAAAGAGAGATTGTTGCAAGAAAAGCAAAATTAAAATTGATGAAAATAGCGGTTCTTATCCGCAGCTTTCTCTGAATGCGGCTCCCAGTAGGTTTCTGCCTCGGGTCCTAATTTTCGCTTGAGCGGGTCTTTGTGGAAAATTTTGAGCACGAGAGAAATGGGAGTGAGAATTAAGTAGAAAAAAATGGCCAACAAAATCCGCGTATTTATCCAGCCCAA is a window from the Calditrichota bacterium genome containing:
- a CDS encoding efflux RND transporter periplasmic adaptor subunit, translated to MKLKKGRIWLIVFAAIVIVLLAIIFLSGSGNGKNHGQATVKVERRTIVDKALAVGTIDPKNEIQVKSKISGVVKKLFVDAGDLVRMRDPLIEIRPDPTPLELAEATRNVEMESIALENSKKDYARIVQLKEKGFTSEKEFEAAQESYEQAKLRLKMAKEKLALLEKGKITIAGTNIETIVRSPASGYILERMTDVGDPIVPLTSYQAGTVLFTLADMSKLLFKGTVDEIDVGKLKEGMEAEIQVGALPGKPFKGILKKISLKAQKQENTTVFPVEIGIQFQTGQVLRAGYSANANIIIQKKDSVLTIPERVVTFRHDSAFVNLPAGEGKKEVNIKTGLSDAIYIEVVSGLKEGQEVLEKEVKEIK